One window from the genome of Magnolia sinica isolate HGM2019 chromosome 4, MsV1, whole genome shotgun sequence encodes:
- the LOC131243189 gene encoding uncharacterized protein LOC131243189 isoform X1 — protein MEIEEEMQRQKKDGDTLISRTEVWIKTHTRKDGSVHSNAASHVEKVKELLASEGSNSHDILNDPLTQVFGPDTRGRVRGVGTTVSQSQIRGSAAALEKISSYKGKVEEQSSTIQEQSFKIQELSSKIDFLTDQIGGIKEMIQQQHMDSIQPENPQSTGGPSVGNHQCVERMRPCKLYSWRKELVAQGRVILADGPQMIHGKPLQKDLYKVAIDVIIKGDVELPEPDGYHSTLGEVGIGSFVAWHHCFTEFTD, from the exons AATCGAGGAAGAAATG CAACGCCAAAAGAAAGATGGAGACACCCTGATTAGTAGGACTGAAGTATGGATTAAAACCCATACAAGAAAGGATGGTTCTGTTCACAGTAATGCGGCTTCACATGTG GAAAAAGTCAAAGAATTACTTGCTAGCGAAGGAAGTAATTCCCACGACATCCTCAACGATCCATTGACTCAAGTGTTTGGTCCTGATACAAGGGGTCGTGTTCGAGGTGTTGGGACCACCGTTTCCCAATCACAAATCAGGGGGTCCGCTGCAGCTCTTGAAAAGATCTCTTCGTATAAAGGAAAAGTAGAAGAGCAATCATCTACAATTCAAGAGCAATCGTTCAAAATTCAAGAGCTATCTTCTAAAATAGATTTTCTTACGGACCAAATTGGGGGTATCAAAGAGATGATTCAG CAGCAACACATGGATTCGATTCAACCGGAGAATCCACAATCGACTGGTGGACCCTCAGTTGGGAATCATCAATGTGTAGAGAGAATGCGGCCATGCAAGTTGTACTCTTGGCGTAAAGAGCTCGTTGCTCAAGGGCGAGTTATTTTGGCAGATGGGCCTCAAATGATTCATGGCAAACCTCTTCAAAAAGATCTTTACAAGGTTGCCATTGATGTCATTATCAAAGGAGACGTCGAATTGCCCGAGCCAGACGGATATCATTCAACTTTAGGCGAAGTTGGAATTGGCTCATTTGTTGCATGGCATCATTGCTTTACTGAGTTCACTGATTAG
- the LOC131243189 gene encoding uncharacterized protein LOC131243189 isoform X2, which translates to MEIEEEMQRQKKDGDTLISRTEVWIKTHTRKDGSVHSNAASHVEKVKELLASEGSNSHDILNDPLTQVFGPDTRGRVRGVGTTVSQSQIRGSAAALEKISSYKGKVEEQSSTIQEQSFKIQELSSKIDFLTDQIGGIKEMIQQHMDSIQPENPQSTGGPSVGNHQCVERMRPCKLYSWRKELVAQGRVILADGPQMIHGKPLQKDLYKVAIDVIIKGDVELPEPDGYHSTLGEVGIGSFVAWHHCFTEFTD; encoded by the exons AATCGAGGAAGAAATG CAACGCCAAAAGAAAGATGGAGACACCCTGATTAGTAGGACTGAAGTATGGATTAAAACCCATACAAGAAAGGATGGTTCTGTTCACAGTAATGCGGCTTCACATGTG GAAAAAGTCAAAGAATTACTTGCTAGCGAAGGAAGTAATTCCCACGACATCCTCAACGATCCATTGACTCAAGTGTTTGGTCCTGATACAAGGGGTCGTGTTCGAGGTGTTGGGACCACCGTTTCCCAATCACAAATCAGGGGGTCCGCTGCAGCTCTTGAAAAGATCTCTTCGTATAAAGGAAAAGTAGAAGAGCAATCATCTACAATTCAAGAGCAATCGTTCAAAATTCAAGAGCTATCTTCTAAAATAGATTTTCTTACGGACCAAATTGGGGGTATCAAAGAGATGATTCAG CAACACATGGATTCGATTCAACCGGAGAATCCACAATCGACTGGTGGACCCTCAGTTGGGAATCATCAATGTGTAGAGAGAATGCGGCCATGCAAGTTGTACTCTTGGCGTAAAGAGCTCGTTGCTCAAGGGCGAGTTATTTTGGCAGATGGGCCTCAAATGATTCATGGCAAACCTCTTCAAAAAGATCTTTACAAGGTTGCCATTGATGTCATTATCAAAGGAGACGTCGAATTGCCCGAGCCAGACGGATATCATTCAACTTTAGGCGAAGTTGGAATTGGCTCATTTGTTGCATGGCATCATTGCTTTACTGAGTTCACTGATTAG
- the LOC131243189 gene encoding uncharacterized protein LOC131243189 isoform X3 codes for MQRQKKDGDTLISRTEVWIKTHTRKDGSVHSNAASHVEKVKELLASEGSNSHDILNDPLTQVFGPDTRGRVRGVGTTVSQSQIRGSAAALEKISSYKGKVEEQSSTIQEQSFKIQELSSKIDFLTDQIGGIKEMIQQQHMDSIQPENPQSTGGPSVGNHQCVERMRPCKLYSWRKELVAQGRVILADGPQMIHGKPLQKDLYKVAIDVIIKGDVELPEPDGYHSTLGEVGIGSFVAWHHCFTEFTD; via the exons ATG CAACGCCAAAAGAAAGATGGAGACACCCTGATTAGTAGGACTGAAGTATGGATTAAAACCCATACAAGAAAGGATGGTTCTGTTCACAGTAATGCGGCTTCACATGTG GAAAAAGTCAAAGAATTACTTGCTAGCGAAGGAAGTAATTCCCACGACATCCTCAACGATCCATTGACTCAAGTGTTTGGTCCTGATACAAGGGGTCGTGTTCGAGGTGTTGGGACCACCGTTTCCCAATCACAAATCAGGGGGTCCGCTGCAGCTCTTGAAAAGATCTCTTCGTATAAAGGAAAAGTAGAAGAGCAATCATCTACAATTCAAGAGCAATCGTTCAAAATTCAAGAGCTATCTTCTAAAATAGATTTTCTTACGGACCAAATTGGGGGTATCAAAGAGATGATTCAG CAGCAACACATGGATTCGATTCAACCGGAGAATCCACAATCGACTGGTGGACCCTCAGTTGGGAATCATCAATGTGTAGAGAGAATGCGGCCATGCAAGTTGTACTCTTGGCGTAAAGAGCTCGTTGCTCAAGGGCGAGTTATTTTGGCAGATGGGCCTCAAATGATTCATGGCAAACCTCTTCAAAAAGATCTTTACAAGGTTGCCATTGATGTCATTATCAAAGGAGACGTCGAATTGCCCGAGCCAGACGGATATCATTCAACTTTAGGCGAAGTTGGAATTGGCTCATTTGTTGCATGGCATCATTGCTTTACTGAGTTCACTGATTAG